Proteins from a genomic interval of Capsicum annuum cultivar UCD-10X-F1 chromosome 4, UCD10Xv1.1, whole genome shotgun sequence:
- the LOC107869713 gene encoding transcription factor MYB35, whose protein sequence is MGRPPCCDKANVKRGPWTAEEDAKILAYVASHGIGNWTLVPQKAGLNRCGKSCRLRWTNYLRPDLKHDNFTSLEEECILELHKTIGSRWSLIAKRLPGRTDNDVKNYWNTKLKKKLVNMGIDPVTHKPFAQVFAEYGKISGLPIQNAKNHIHLPNNTTGKNHVCMESKQFPFSNGTPHDKFVHKIMNDQLQENYTKNYTWDSKETLQTHSSLLISTSTSCNPTVHSYSPSFSSVQSQVHTMPSSTSTCNWNEFIFGDPFTSSGAEQKQETFLSNLLQKENPTCGEVTEVEEKQPVEEATCSSAMDSFVDTILANEKQMLMDFPPLLDVYLDY, encoded by the exons ATGGGAAGGCCTCCTTGTTGTGACAAAGCAAATGTGAAAAGAGGCCCTTGGACTGCTGAGGAAGATGCAAAAATTCTTGCTTATGTAGCCAGTCATGGAATTGGCAACTGGACTCTGGTCCCTCAAAAAGCAG GTCTGAATAGGTGTGGAAAAAGCTGTAGGTTGAGATGGACAAATTATCTGCGTCCTGATCTTAAGCATGACAACTTCACATCTCTAGAAGAAGAATGCATCCTTGAGCTTCACAAAACCATAGGTAGCAG GTGGTCTTTAATAGCAAAGCGATTACCTGGGAGAACAGATAATGACGTCAAAAATTACTGGAACACAAAGCTGAAGAAAAAGCTAGTGAACATGGGAATTGATCCTGTAACACATAAACCATTTGCCCAGGTCTTTGCTGAGTATGGGAAAATTAGTGGTCTCCCAATTCAAAATGCAAAAAATCACATCCATTTGCCCAACAATACCACTGGAAAAAACCATGTTTGTATGGAATCAAAGCAATTTCCATTCTCAAATGGGACTCCCCATGATAAGTTTGTTCATAAGATTATGAATGACCAGTTGCAAGAGAACTACACTAAAAATTACACATGGGATTCTAAGGAGACTCTTCAAACACATAGTTCCCTTTTGATTTCAACATCAACTTCTTGTAATCCCACAGTACACAGCTACTCCCCTTCTTTTTCTTCTGTGCAATCTCAGGTTCATACTATGCCATCTTCTACGTCTACGTGTAATTGGAACGAGTTTATATTTGGAGACCCTTTTACATCATCAGGTGCAGAGCAAAAACAGgagacatttttgtcaaacttACTTCAGAAGGAGAATCCTACTTGTGGGGAAGTTACTGAAGTTGAGGAAAAGCAGCCTGTTGAAGAAGCCACTTGTTCCTCTGCCATGGATTCATTCGTGGACACTATCTTGGCTAACGAAAAGCAAATGCTAATGGATTTTCCACCACTTCTAGATGTCTACCTCGATTATTGA